A stretch of Coregonus clupeaformis isolate EN_2021a chromosome 37, ASM2061545v1, whole genome shotgun sequence DNA encodes these proteins:
- the LOC121553764 gene encoding phosphatidylcholine:ceramide cholinephosphotransferase 1, producing the protein MKKVGQWSAEEVSHWLSEEGMQEYGDSLQQTDGPALLRLTPDDFLTPPLSLVSSDNGRQLLERLETLRIEHHIEEHQKNGHANGHGRLPNGTAKPLRNGSLGLNGFRKEMVHIPIPMSEAERSGFPQEWGKTGVAFLYAVCCFVTTTVVISVVHERVPAKEHTPPLPDKFFDIFDRVEWAFSICEINGMLLVSLLLLQWTLLKYRSIIIRRFFFIVGTLYLYRCVTMYITTLPVPGMHFQCSPKLFGNWEAQMRRIIKLIAGGGLSITGSHTMCGDYLYSGHTVILTLSYLFIKEYSPKRFWWYHWFCWTLSAVGIFCILLAHDHYTVDVVVAYFITTRLFWWYHTMANQQALKEKSQSNPFSRVWWFRLFQYFEENVKGIVPRNYQLPCSWRSSPWSLGVKYSRVDTQ; encoded by the exons ATGAAGAAGGTGGGGCAGTGGTCGGCGGAGGAGGTGTCCCATTGGCTGAGCGAGGAGGGGATGCAGGAGTATGGCGACTCCCTCCAGCAGACGGACGGCCCCGCCCTGCTGCGGCTCACCCCGGATGACTTCCTGACCCCGCCCCTCTCACTGGTCTCCTCAGACAACGGACGGCAGCTCTTGGAACGGCTGGAGACCCTACGGATCGAGCACCACATTGAGGAGCACCAAAAAAATGGCCACGCCAATGGCCATGGGAGGCTACCCAACGGCACTGCCAAGCCCCTGCGGAACGGCTCGCTGGGGCTCAACGGCTTCCGGAAGGAGATGGTCCACATCCCCATCCCCATGTCGGAGGCTGAACGCTCGGGGTTCCCCCAGGAGTGGGGCAAGACAGGCGTAGCATTCCTCTACGCAGTCTGCTGCTTCGTCACTACCACTGTGGTCATCTCGGTGGTCCATGAGAGGGTGCCGGCCAAGGAGCACACCCCACCGTTGCCCGATAAGTTCTTTGACATTTTTGACCGGGTAGAGTGGGCCTTCTCTATCTGCGAGATCAATGGCATGCTGCTGGTGAGTCTGTTGCTGCTGCAGTGGACCCTGCTCAAGTACAG ATCAATAATCATCCGTCGGTTCTTCTTCATTGTGGGTACCCTCTACCTGTACAGATGTGTCACTATGTACATCACCACTTTGCCTGTTCCAGGGATGCACTTCCAATGCTCTCCAAAG CTGTTTGGGAACTGGGAGGCTCAGATGAGGAGGATCATAAAGCTGATCGCCGGGGGAGGCCTGTCAATCACCGGCTCCCACACGATGTGTGGAGACTACCTGTAcagtggccacacagtcattctAACGCTATCATATCTCTTTATCAAAGAGT ATTCCCCTAAGAGGTTTTGGTGGTACCACTGGTTCTGCTGGACTCTGAGTGCGGTAGGCATCTTCTGCATCCTGCTGGCCCATGACCACTATACTGTGGACGTGGTGGTAGCTTATTTCATCACAACACGTCTCTTCTGGTGGTACCACACCATGGCCAACCAGCAG GCGCTGAAAGAGAAGTCCCAGAGTAACCCGTTCTCCAGAGTCTGGTGGTTTCGACTGTTCCAGTACTTTGAGGAGAACGTCAAGGGCATTGTCCCTCGAAATTATCAGCTGCCGTGTTCATGGCGATCGTCTCCGTGGAGCCTGGGGGTAAAGTACAGCAGAGTGGACACCCAGTGA